A stretch of Bradyrhizobium sp. AZCC 2262 DNA encodes these proteins:
- the pcaH gene encoding protocatechuate 3,4-dioxygenase subunit beta, translating into MTFVYPRESTEESFAPRLFAGYKSTIKRAPAKPLIIMPLTLSELTGPVYGHETVRERDNDLTVQHAGEPIGERIIVHGHVLDEDGRGVANTLVELWQANACGRYIHVVDQHPAPLDPNFTGAGRAVTDEKGYYRFVTIKPGAYPWGNHKNAWRPAHIHFSVFGHSFLSRVVTQMYFPNDPLFEFDPIFNSVADEKARMRMVSSFDLDSTQPDWALAYRFNIVLRGRNATPLETH; encoded by the coding sequence ATGACGTTCGTCTATCCGCGCGAAAGTACCGAGGAAAGCTTCGCCCCGCGGCTTTTTGCTGGTTACAAGAGCACGATCAAGCGTGCGCCCGCGAAGCCCTTGATCATCATGCCGCTTACCTTGTCCGAACTGACGGGACCGGTCTATGGCCACGAAACCGTGCGTGAGCGTGACAACGACCTGACGGTCCAGCACGCCGGTGAGCCCATTGGCGAGCGTATCATCGTCCATGGCCACGTGCTGGACGAGGATGGTCGCGGCGTCGCCAACACGTTGGTCGAGCTATGGCAGGCCAACGCCTGCGGCCGCTACATACACGTCGTCGATCAGCACCCAGCGCCCCTGGATCCCAATTTCACGGGCGCCGGGCGCGCGGTGACCGACGAAAAGGGCTACTATCGATTTGTCACGATCAAGCCTGGCGCCTATCCTTGGGGAAATCACAAGAATGCCTGGCGGCCGGCGCACATCCATTTTTCAGTGTTTGGGCACTCCTTCCTGTCGCGTGTCGTGACGCAGATGTATTTCCCCAATGATCCCTTGTTCGAGTTCGACCCGATTTTCAATTCCGTGGCGGACGAAAAAGCCCGGATGCGCATGGTGTCCAGTTTCGACCTCGACAGCACCCAGCCCGACTGGGCGCTTGCCTATCGTTTCAATATCGTGCTGCGAGGGCGCAACGCCACGCCGCTGGAGACCCATTGA
- a CDS encoding aminotransferase-like domain-containing protein → MVRRQAGCGDACPSIPAGMALSQQRRRRVLSWARSSKGWIVEDDYYTEFHFVGKPPDSLAGAGGYERVVYIGTFSKVLNPSLRIGYVVVPPALVERFSQIRRIIDGHQPHFMQAVVHRFIEDGNFDRHLGKMRALYPRRRRDLVAAITDETGGRLRPIEAAGGTHLTALFDEDIDDVAFAQAIKRAGVKMTPLTSFRVRSGEPGLVLGSSNCSHSALDGAMNQLHKTLSSASYPKTIAKRPQARLLGPHRPEAAIPAPAKCSRTTSGS, encoded by the coding sequence ATGGTCCGGCGCCAAGCTGGCTGTGGTGACGCCTGCCCATCAATTCCCGCTGGGATGGCTCTCAGCCAACAAAGGCGTCGTCGCGTGCTCTCCTGGGCTCGGTCCTCGAAGGGCTGGATAGTCGAGGACGATTACTACACCGAATTTCATTTCGTCGGGAAGCCTCCCGACTCTCTCGCGGGCGCCGGCGGGTACGAGCGCGTTGTATATATCGGGACGTTCAGCAAGGTGCTGAATCCGTCGTTGCGTATCGGCTACGTCGTGGTACCGCCCGCGCTGGTCGAGCGGTTCTCCCAAATCCGTCGCATCATCGATGGCCACCAACCGCATTTCATGCAGGCTGTTGTGCACCGCTTCATCGAAGACGGGAACTTCGATCGCCATCTTGGCAAGATGAGGGCGCTGTATCCGAGACGGCGACGCGATCTCGTAGCAGCGATCACAGACGAGACCGGCGGTCGCTTAAGGCCGATCGAGGCGGCTGGCGGTACACATCTCACTGCCCTGTTTGATGAAGACATTGATGATGTTGCGTTCGCCCAAGCAATCAAACGCGCCGGTGTTAAAATGACACCTCTCACGTCGTTCCGCGTTCGATCCGGTGAGCCGGGACTGGTACTCGGATCTTCAAACTGCTCGCACTCGGCGCTTGACGGTGCCATGAACCAGCTTCACAAGACTCTTTCGTCCGCTTCCTACCCGAAAACGATTGCAAAGCGGCCTCAAGCGAGGTTGCTCGGCCCGCACCGTCCGGAGGCGGCCATTCCGGCGCCAGCGAAATGCAGCAGAACCACAAGCGGATCGTGA
- a CDS encoding SDR family NAD(P)-dependent oxidoreductase, producing the protein MSTKRLEGCIAVVTGGSRGVGKGVALGLAEAGATIFVTARTRKSGTADWPGSLDETIAEIAQAGGTGIGLECDHSDDKAVKEVFLRIQRDCGGLDLLVNNVFAAPNVMPVNVPFWEVPVSVWDLMHDVGLRSHFVASQLSVPLMLGRGNGLIVNTSSGGGIRYTFNVPFGVQKSGVDRMARDMAHELKPYGIAAVSIWPGYIKSEKLAAQPDRVPPALAKLIAERGETPIFVGRAVAALASDSLVMNKTGQILLASELAAEYGFTDIDGRVPPAPSRDPSPLSVFKPAGPSGA; encoded by the coding sequence ATGTCGACCAAACGTCTGGAAGGCTGCATTGCAGTGGTTACCGGTGGCAGCCGCGGTGTCGGCAAGGGGGTGGCCTTGGGGCTTGCGGAAGCGGGCGCGACGATTTTCGTGACCGCACGAACCCGCAAGAGCGGAACAGCCGATTGGCCCGGCTCGTTGGACGAGACGATCGCCGAAATAGCGCAGGCCGGCGGCACTGGCATCGGACTCGAGTGCGATCACTCCGACGACAAGGCCGTGAAGGAAGTGTTCCTCCGCATCCAGCGGGACTGCGGCGGTCTCGATTTGCTCGTGAACAACGTGTTCGCCGCACCAAACGTGATGCCGGTGAACGTGCCGTTCTGGGAAGTGCCGGTCTCAGTCTGGGATCTGATGCACGACGTGGGCTTACGCTCCCATTTCGTTGCCAGCCAATTAAGCGTTCCGTTGATGCTTGGTCGCGGGAATGGGCTCATCGTGAACACATCGTCAGGCGGAGGGATCCGGTACACCTTCAACGTACCGTTCGGCGTTCAAAAGTCGGGCGTGGACAGGATGGCACGCGACATGGCGCACGAATTGAAGCCTTACGGCATCGCCGCGGTATCGATCTGGCCTGGATACATAAAAAGCGAGAAGCTCGCCGCCCAACCGGATCGCGTTCCGCCGGCGCTCGCCAAGCTCATCGCAGAGAGAGGCGAAACACCGATCTTCGTCGGACGTGCGGTCGCGGCCTTAGCCAGCGATTCTCTCGTCATGAACAAGACTGGGCAGATCCTGCTTGCTTCCGAATTGGCCGCGGAATACGGGTTCACCGACATCGACGGGCGCGTGCCACCAGCTCCCAGTCGCGACCCCTCGCCCCTGTCTGTCTTCAAGCCCGCCGGCCCCAGCGGCGCGTGA
- a CDS encoding MarR family winged helix-turn-helix transcriptional regulator, translated as MFDDIESAWLVERPDLNLAVACTLLRMERANHLHEARVHAISKTIGLQTGELHVLLALRRSGKPYELRPTDLFRALLVTSGAMTKRVGRLQDGGFILRVSANDDGRSELVRLTAKGLAVADRGIAEIARVVEHVKIASGLTDQEIDGLDRSLRKLLSVQTLKLPNELKKSAARRRAS; from the coding sequence ATGTTCGACGACATCGAATCCGCGTGGCTGGTCGAACGGCCTGATCTCAATCTGGCGGTAGCTTGCACGCTGCTACGGATGGAGCGCGCCAATCACTTGCACGAGGCCAGGGTTCACGCGATCTCGAAGACAATCGGGCTGCAAACCGGCGAACTCCATGTCCTGCTTGCGCTAAGGCGTTCCGGGAAGCCTTACGAACTGCGCCCGACAGATCTCTTCCGTGCATTGCTTGTAACGTCCGGCGCGATGACAAAGCGCGTGGGGCGGCTGCAGGACGGCGGATTTATCCTCAGGGTTTCGGCCAACGACGACGGCCGGTCGGAACTGGTGCGGTTGACGGCCAAGGGATTAGCCGTGGCGGATCGAGGTATCGCCGAAATAGCCCGCGTCGTGGAGCACGTGAAGATCGCGAGCGGCTTGACCGACCAGGAGATAGACGGCCTGGACCGTTCCTTGCGAAAGCTACTGAGCGTCCAAACCCTCAAGCTTCCGAATGAGTTGAAGAAGAGCGCCGCAAGGCGGCGTGCCTCGTAG
- a CDS encoding FMN-dependent NADH-azoreductase, with protein sequence MARILRISSSPRPRGCSTKIADAFVNEYVSINGSDVVDRIDLWSYDLPELDSVAIEAKYAVLRRANHSESERSVWRRIVDEAEKFKAYDKYIFSVPMWNWGIPFILKKYIDTITQPGLLFEWSPKAGYVGLVNKPVVAIYSSSFDYGEGSGMTGMDHQKRYFDHWLRVIGCRDIQSIVVAPTSAAFSESVVALEKAKQQAREIARIF encoded by the coding sequence ATGGCCCGAATTCTCCGCATATCGTCCTCGCCTCGCCCGCGAGGTTGCTCTACAAAGATCGCCGACGCCTTCGTCAACGAATACGTCTCGATAAATGGATCTGACGTCGTGGACCGAATTGATTTATGGTCGTACGACCTTCCTGAACTCGACTCCGTCGCAATCGAGGCGAAGTATGCGGTGCTGCGACGCGCTAACCATTCCGAATCCGAACGGTCAGTCTGGCGCCGCATTGTGGATGAAGCCGAGAAGTTCAAGGCTTACGACAAATACATTTTTAGCGTGCCGATGTGGAATTGGGGTATCCCGTTTATTCTAAAGAAGTACATTGATACAATTACGCAGCCTGGATTGTTGTTTGAGTGGTCGCCAAAAGCCGGATATGTCGGGCTTGTTAACAAGCCTGTCGTCGCAATCTACAGTAGTTCGTTCGATTATGGGGAAGGGTCGGGGATGACCGGCATGGACCATCAGAAGCGGTATTTCGATCACTGGTTACGCGTTATCGGATGCAGAGACATCCAATCGATCGTCGTTGCGCCGACGTCAGCCGCATTTTCTGAGTCGGTAGTGGCTCTCGAAAAAGCGAAACAGCAAGCGCGAGAAATTGCCCGTATATTCTAG
- a CDS encoding Rieske 2Fe-2S domain-containing protein, whose amino-acid sequence MVTREENELLCRVTGDAPMGKMLRQHYWLPAVLSVRVKKGEAPVRVKLFGQNFVAFRGADGKVGFLDEACPHRGASLALARVEDCSLRCLFHGWKISSGGEVLDVPNEPNSPKEFAKTVKVKAYPVREGAGLVWVWLGEGEAPPCCDFEWMDLPPDQVYAAGIELNANWLQGVEATIDSSHVALLHASWTTNSATDFAATRENTAVSYEFDRKSYGFRAAALRSAPDGSCVARVTEFVMPYYGLIAPIFTGPNQDRTAIIAVPIDDENLIQWYIYYNPVKPVDSWRRTQRANQWPMAGGLPGDKSTNWGQNRQIMDAGNNTGFFEIVIEDFVVMVSMGPIVDRSAEYLCSADQAIVRVRRQLLEEVKAFMAGKTPKSAQCETMSYRDIRAVGGRLATASEDWRQIAP is encoded by the coding sequence ATGGTCACCAGGGAAGAAAACGAATTGTTGTGTCGTGTTACCGGCGACGCTCCGATGGGAAAGATGCTGCGGCAGCATTACTGGCTGCCGGCCGTCCTTTCGGTCCGTGTCAAGAAAGGCGAGGCACCCGTACGGGTGAAGCTCTTCGGTCAGAACTTCGTCGCATTCAGAGGCGCCGACGGCAAGGTCGGATTCCTTGACGAAGCATGCCCTCATCGGGGGGCCTCGCTTGCCTTGGCACGCGTCGAGGACTGCTCACTGCGCTGCCTGTTCCACGGATGGAAGATCAGCTCCGGGGGCGAGGTGCTCGATGTACCGAACGAGCCGAACAGTCCGAAGGAGTTCGCCAAGACAGTGAAGGTGAAGGCGTATCCGGTCCGCGAGGGCGCCGGCCTTGTGTGGGTTTGGCTGGGCGAGGGCGAGGCTCCGCCGTGCTGCGATTTCGAATGGATGGATCTCCCGCCCGACCAGGTCTACGCCGCCGGTATCGAATTGAACGCAAACTGGCTCCAGGGGGTCGAGGCGACGATCGATTCTTCGCATGTTGCGCTTTTGCATGCGAGTTGGACGACAAACTCCGCGACCGACTTCGCCGCAACCCGCGAAAACACGGCGGTCAGCTACGAGTTCGACAGAAAGTCCTACGGTTTCCGGGCCGCCGCGCTCCGCTCGGCGCCGGACGGATCTTGTGTCGCGCGCGTCACCGAATTTGTGATGCCGTACTACGGGCTGATCGCTCCGATCTTTACCGGACCGAACCAGGATCGCACCGCCATCATCGCCGTTCCGATCGACGATGAGAACCTCATCCAGTGGTACATCTACTACAACCCCGTGAAACCGGTCGACTCCTGGCGTCGAACGCAGCGGGCCAACCAATGGCCTATGGCCGGGGGTCTGCCCGGCGACAAGAGCACCAATTGGGGACAGAACCGTCAGATCATGGACGCCGGCAACAACACCGGTTTCTTCGAGATCGTCATCGAGGATTTTGTCGTCATGGTCAGCATGGGACCGATCGTCGACAGGTCAGCGGAGTATCTGTGCTCGGCCGATCAGGCGATCGTTCGCGTACGCCGGCAGCTACTCGAAGAGGTCAAGGCGTTCATGGCCGGAAAGACCCCGAAGAGCGCGCAATGCGAGACCATGTCGTATCGGGACATCCGCGCCGTCGGCGGCCGGCTGGCGACAGCCTCCGAAGACTGGAGACAGATCGCGCCATAG
- a CDS encoding 2Fe-2S iron-sulfur cluster-binding protein, with amino-acid sequence MSRVKYVQQDGAECVLEIGSGVSVMLAAVRNGVSGIEGECGGCLDCATCHVYVDEAQMGALPSPNDDELELLGTVAAPRKPNSRLSCQLKPPFPTDTLTIYVPEAQS; translated from the coding sequence ATGTCGAGAGTGAAGTACGTCCAGCAGGACGGCGCGGAGTGCGTGCTCGAGATCGGATCCGGGGTAAGCGTCATGCTCGCCGCGGTCCGCAACGGCGTATCCGGAATTGAGGGCGAGTGTGGCGGATGTCTCGATTGCGCGACATGCCACGTCTACGTCGACGAAGCGCAGATGGGCGCGCTCCCTTCGCCGAACGACGACGAACTCGAACTCCTCGGCACTGTCGCGGCACCAAGAAAGCCCAACAGCAGATTGAGCTGTCAGCTCAAACCGCCCTTCCCGACCGATACGCTGACTATCTACGTTCCGGAGGCACAATCATGA
- a CDS encoding 5-carboxymethyl-2-hydroxymuconate Delta-isomerase: MPHIVCHYSAKQEMPPIGKILLSLHNAAASTGVVKAEDLKIRAQRFDDFLVAGEARSFFHVSLYLLAGRTGQQKQALSVELRRALSELLTSTYSISVDIRDMDPDAYKKRLLE; encoded by the coding sequence TTGCCCCATATTGTCTGTCACTACTCGGCGAAACAGGAAATGCCGCCGATCGGCAAGATTCTCCTTTCCCTGCATAACGCGGCTGCTTCGACCGGTGTCGTTAAGGCGGAGGATTTGAAGATCCGAGCTCAAAGGTTTGACGACTTTTTGGTGGCTGGAGAAGCCCGATCATTTTTTCATGTCTCGCTATACTTGCTCGCCGGCAGGACGGGACAACAGAAGCAAGCGCTGAGCGTGGAACTTCGAAGAGCACTGTCCGAGCTCCTCACGAGCACATACAGCATAAGCGTCGATATCCGCGACATGGACCCGGATGCATACAAGAAGCGTCTGCTCGAATGA
- a CDS encoding NAD(P)/FAD-dependent oxidoreductase, which yields MNGLVVIGASYAGVQGALSARDSGYSEPITIVADEEWMPYQRPPLSKDFLVDLATEDSLVLRDKAFFANKGIELVLGARATDIDRSSRKVVLGDHSELVFDKLLIGTGSHARKLPVPGADLDGVRYLRTMQDAIDLKAALRDATEIVVVGGGFIGLEVAASASKLGKKVTVLESAGRLLERAVSPTISEFLLDMHLQHGVDVQLGETVVSMDGQSGRVTSVNCKNRASIRADLVLVGVGGLPNDQIAKSAGLNCLNGVVVDDHGRTSDPNIFAAGDCATHFNTFASDWLRLESVQNAQDQAKAAGLAIAGSTGPYASVPRFWSDQYDAKLQIVGLSRNFDDQAIRGSIDDGKFSVFYYRKSKLVAVDSINRAGDQMAARRLIAGGISPAPDQIRDPSFDLKSLLKSAAGVGV from the coding sequence ATGAACGGTCTCGTCGTCATCGGCGCATCGTACGCCGGCGTCCAAGGTGCCCTTTCCGCACGTGACTCGGGGTATTCCGAACCGATCACTATCGTGGCGGACGAAGAGTGGATGCCTTATCAGCGGCCTCCCCTGTCCAAGGATTTCCTCGTCGATCTCGCGACGGAAGATAGTCTCGTCCTTCGCGACAAGGCTTTTTTCGCGAACAAAGGCATCGAACTCGTGCTCGGCGCCCGCGCAACGGACATCGACAGAAGTTCGCGGAAGGTCGTGCTCGGCGACCATTCCGAGCTCGTGTTCGACAAGCTACTCATTGGGACAGGATCCCACGCGAGGAAGCTTCCTGTTCCGGGAGCCGACCTGGACGGTGTCCGCTACCTCCGGACGATGCAGGACGCGATCGATCTCAAGGCTGCGCTGCGGGACGCTACCGAAATCGTCGTTGTCGGCGGCGGCTTCATCGGTCTCGAAGTGGCTGCCTCGGCCAGCAAACTCGGCAAGAAGGTCACCGTGCTGGAAAGCGCGGGTCGTCTCTTGGAGCGGGCGGTATCACCGACCATCTCTGAATTCCTGCTCGACATGCACTTGCAACACGGTGTGGACGTGCAGCTCGGCGAGACCGTCGTCTCGATGGATGGACAAAGCGGTCGGGTCACGTCGGTAAATTGCAAGAACAGAGCGAGCATCCGAGCGGACCTCGTTCTGGTCGGCGTCGGCGGGCTTCCGAACGATCAGATCGCCAAGAGCGCCGGTCTGAACTGCCTCAACGGGGTCGTGGTCGATGACCACGGCCGCACCAGCGACCCTAACATATTCGCCGCAGGGGATTGCGCCACGCACTTCAATACCTTCGCCTCCGATTGGCTGCGCCTCGAATCGGTGCAGAACGCCCAAGATCAAGCAAAGGCCGCCGGCCTGGCGATCGCCGGAAGCACCGGCCCTTATGCGAGTGTTCCGCGGTTCTGGTCCGACCAATACGACGCGAAGCTGCAGATCGTCGGGTTATCTCGCAACTTCGACGACCAGGCCATACGGGGTTCGATCGACGACGGAAAATTCTCGGTTTTTTACTATAGGAAAAGCAAACTCGTCGCAGTTGACAGCATCAACCGGGCCGGGGACCAGATGGCGGCCCGGCGGCTTATTGCCGGGGGAATATCCCCGGCCCCGGATCAGATCAGGGATCCGTCCTTCGATCTTAAATCCCTGCTCAAATCGGCCGCCGGCGTTGGTGTATAG
- the pcaG gene encoding protocatechuate 3,4-dioxygenase subunit alpha, with protein MTGITPSQTVGPYFKYGLTPGDDYAWNDAFTNDLATPDVSGERIRIEGRVFDGDGKIVSDSMLEIWQPDGQGRFSDPQGGRSLQNLAFRGFGRCGTSSDGKYNFKTIKPGSVPGPNDRQQAPHIVLAVYARGMTRQAQTRIYFSDEVANASDPILALVPADRRDSLVAKKESDAQGTVYRFDIHLQGDNETVFFDI; from the coding sequence ATGACCGGCATTACCCCATCGCAGACCGTCGGCCCATATTTCAAATATGGCCTGACGCCGGGTGACGACTATGCCTGGAACGACGCCTTTACCAACGATCTGGCCACTCCGGATGTGTCGGGCGAGCGCATCCGCATCGAGGGTAGGGTGTTCGACGGCGACGGCAAGATCGTTTCGGATTCGATGCTCGAAATCTGGCAGCCCGACGGGCAGGGTCGCTTTAGCGATCCGCAGGGCGGACGCTCGCTGCAGAACCTGGCATTTCGCGGGTTCGGACGCTGCGGTACGAGCAGCGATGGAAAGTACAATTTCAAGACAATCAAGCCGGGTTCGGTGCCGGGCCCAAACGACAGGCAGCAGGCGCCGCACATCGTGCTTGCGGTCTACGCGCGGGGCATGACGCGGCAGGCGCAAACCAGGATTTATTTCTCGGATGAGGTCGCGAACGCATCCGATCCTATACTGGCGCTCGTACCTGCGGATCGTCGTGATTCTCTGGTGGCCAAGAAGGAAAGCGACGCTCAGGGTACGGTCTATCGCTTCGACATCCACCTGCAGGGCGACAACGAAACCGTATTCTTCGACATTTAA
- a CDS encoding Rieske (2Fe-2S) protein has translation MSAWQALCPVSKLSDGEPVGVKLGDLRVALYMVNGEVFATDDVCPHAYALLSSGFLEEYVIECPLHGAMFDVRSGRCQTTTYRDVRTYTVEVRDGEVFVDLDTADAA, from the coding sequence ATGTCGGCTTGGCAAGCCTTGTGTCCCGTCTCGAAGCTCTCGGATGGAGAACCGGTCGGGGTAAAGTTAGGGGACCTGCGCGTCGCCTTGTATATGGTGAATGGAGAGGTGTTCGCTACAGACGACGTCTGTCCTCACGCCTACGCGCTATTATCGAGCGGCTTTCTCGAAGAGTACGTCATTGAATGTCCCTTACACGGTGCGATGTTCGACGTAAGGTCGGGTAGGTGCCAGACCACGACATACAGGGACGTGCGGACTTACACGGTCGAAGTGCGGGACGGCGAAGTATTCGTCGATCTCGATACTGCGGACGCGGCCTGA
- a CDS encoding ABC transporter substrate-binding protein, with amino-acid sequence MKISRRQLALVVAFSAMLSTAHAADGEIVLGQTMPYSGPASALSAIGKVQTRYFQMINERGGINGRKIKLISLDDAYSPPKAVEQTRKLVESEEAIAIFGSMGTAQNSAVQKYLNAKKVPQLFVFAASDRFADPKTSPYSISGMTLFSTEATIYADLVADTIPHAKVAVLYQNDDYGREYLRGFKTQLAKRDPAAEIVAATAYEVTSPTVESQVIALAATNASVFLNASTGKFTSQAIRKAGEIGWRAQQFLPIGSNFISTILRPGGLEYAKGAISATPTKSVGDPEWANDPAYLEWLAFMKKYYPDGDLEDQLNFTGWNIAVLMTKVIEACGSDVSSANLMKQATSLNKVELPGLIPGVTVNTSADDYRLIKTLRAQRFDGSHWTPLAEKLSVQ; translated from the coding sequence ATGAAGATTTCAAGACGACAACTCGCGCTCGTAGTGGCCTTTTCCGCCATGTTATCGACCGCGCACGCAGCCGACGGCGAAATAGTGTTGGGGCAAACCATGCCCTACAGCGGTCCGGCATCCGCATTGAGCGCGATCGGAAAGGTCCAGACCCGCTATTTCCAGATGATCAACGAGCGCGGGGGCATCAACGGGCGAAAGATCAAACTGATCTCCCTGGATGATGCCTACAGCCCGCCGAAGGCCGTCGAGCAGACCCGCAAGCTGGTCGAGAGTGAAGAAGCCATCGCCATCTTCGGCAGTATGGGAACGGCGCAGAACTCCGCGGTGCAGAAGTATCTCAACGCCAAGAAGGTACCTCAACTCTTCGTATTTGCAGCAAGCGACCGCTTCGCGGACCCTAAAACCAGCCCATACAGCATATCGGGGATGACGTTGTTCAGCACCGAAGCAACGATATACGCGGACCTAGTCGCCGACACCATTCCACACGCAAAAGTCGCGGTCCTTTACCAGAATGACGATTACGGCAGGGAGTACCTGCGAGGGTTCAAGACTCAGCTCGCCAAACGGGATCCCGCCGCGGAGATCGTAGCGGCGACCGCTTACGAAGTGACGTCCCCGACAGTCGAGTCCCAGGTCATCGCGCTGGCGGCCACCAACGCGAGCGTGTTCCTCAACGCATCGACCGGAAAGTTCACATCACAAGCAATCAGGAAGGCAGGCGAGATCGGTTGGCGTGCGCAACAGTTTCTTCCGATCGGAAGCAATTTTATTTCAACAATCCTACGGCCCGGAGGCCTCGAATACGCAAAAGGCGCGATCTCGGCCACGCCGACGAAGTCGGTCGGCGATCCGGAGTGGGCGAACGACCCGGCCTACCTCGAATGGCTCGCCTTTATGAAGAAGTACTACCCGGATGGGGACCTGGAGGATCAGCTGAACTTCACGGGTTGGAACATCGCGGTGCTCATGACGAAAGTGATCGAAGCATGCGGATCTGACGTGTCGTCCGCAAATCTCATGAAGCAGGCGACTTCACTGAACAAGGTCGAGCTTCCCGGATTGATCCCGGGCGTCACTGTCAACACCAGTGCCGACGACTATCGCCTGATCAAGACGCTCCGGGCACAGCGCTTCGACGGAAGCCACTGGACGCCCCTCGCGGAAAAATTGTCGGTCCAGTAA
- a CDS encoding IclR family transcriptional regulator domain-containing protein: MPKLKRTAEETEARREGPEFIESLDRGLRVLQSFGIDRRPMTLSDIAKIANLPRATARRILMTLQKSGFVSGDERLFSLTPHVLTLASAYLASNQISTVMQPLMDDVSSKAKEVCSLALLDGNEVVFVARASPARVFPSGIDIGYRLPAFCTSVGRVLLGRLSNEDLAAAIDAIPVKSETPETIVDKHLIVATIITDRSKGYSLVDQEAEAGFRSVSVPIHRYDGTIIAAANIGAHIDRITTGEMIDRFVPLLRDMSATAKPLLV; encoded by the coding sequence ATGCCTAAACTCAAGCGGACGGCTGAAGAAACGGAAGCCAGACGGGAGGGACCCGAGTTCATCGAAAGCCTCGATCGAGGTCTTCGCGTCCTGCAATCCTTCGGGATTGACCGCCGGCCGATGACCCTCAGCGACATCGCAAAGATCGCGAACCTGCCGCGCGCCACGGCCCGCAGGATCCTCATGACGCTCCAGAAGTCGGGCTTCGTGAGTGGCGACGAAAGGCTGTTTTCGCTGACGCCGCACGTATTGACCCTGGCGTCGGCCTACCTGGCTTCCAATCAGATCAGCACGGTCATGCAACCGCTCATGGACGACGTCTCCAGCAAGGCCAAGGAAGTCTGTTCCCTGGCACTGCTCGACGGGAACGAGGTCGTCTTCGTTGCACGGGCCAGCCCCGCTCGGGTGTTCCCCTCCGGAATAGACATCGGCTATCGTCTTCCGGCATTCTGCACTTCTGTCGGGCGTGTCCTGCTCGGCCGCCTCTCCAACGAAGACCTGGCTGCAGCGATCGACGCTATCCCCGTGAAATCGGAGACACCGGAGACGATCGTGGACAAGCACCTCATCGTCGCGACCATCATCACCGATCGAAGCAAGGGCTATTCGCTTGTGGACCAGGAGGCCGAGGCCGGTTTTCGGTCAGTCTCCGTTCCGATCCACCGATATGATGGAACGATCATCGCGGCTGCCAATATCGGAGCGCACATCGATCGCATCACCACCGGCGAGATGATTGACCGCTTTGTTCCGCTGCTGCGCGATATGTCGGCGACCGCAAAGCCCCTATTGGTCTAA
- a CDS encoding cupin domain-containing protein, with translation MPNNRNAQIPTMAPNSLPIAAVTSAASGVLAAILFATFLGPAPSTSASLLLPKFLYATFADLCSSQTDRSYTMESAAERPGAVAEVISTEKLSHVPGKNISLVRVKFPPGGWSPKHYHGGSVTVHVLSGTIRSQIEGTPAATYGPGETFFEPLGAIHIFAENVSRTDSAEVLAVFVHDEGATLTTHF, from the coding sequence TTGCCCAACAACCGTAACGCACAAATCCCTACAATGGCCCCGAATTCGCTTCCCATCGCGGCCGTGACATCAGCTGCTAGCGGCGTCTTAGCGGCAATCCTGTTCGCAACTTTTCTCGGCCCCGCTCCGTCAACAAGCGCCTCGCTTCTCTTGCCCAAGTTCTTGTACGCGACTTTTGCGGATCTCTGCAGCTCGCAAACTGATCGCAGCTACACCATGGAGTCTGCCGCAGAACGCCCCGGGGCCGTCGCAGAGGTCATCTCCACCGAAAAACTTTCTCACGTTCCGGGCAAGAATATCTCTCTGGTTCGAGTGAAATTTCCTCCGGGAGGCTGGTCGCCCAAGCATTACCATGGAGGCTCCGTAACAGTCCACGTACTCTCTGGTACCATTCGTTCGCAGATCGAGGGAACGCCGGCCGCAACCTACGGTCCAGGAGAGACGTTCTTTGAGCCGTTGGGAGCGATTCATATATTTGCTGAGAACGTCAGCCGCACTGACTCCGCAGAGGTGCTTGCGGTTTTTGTTCACGATGAGGGGGCGACGCTTACCACACATTTCTGA